One genomic region from Colletotrichum lupini chromosome 7, complete sequence encodes:
- a CDS encoding cyclophilin type peptidyl-prolyl cis-trans isomerase/CLD: MPPTKLPESGNPLRYHRRLNIAAQAIPAPGLRAAGALRLFGEPLGRITFELFKDVVPKTAENFRQFCTGESKDARGRPQGYKASKFHRIIQGFMCQGGDFLNGDGTGSVCIYGTSKFADENFNLKHDQPGLLSMANAGPNTNGSQFFITTVPTPFLDNKHVVFGKVVDGMDIVKMMEATKTGYRGKDQPNQDVVIAQCGEM; this comes from the exons ATGCCTCCCACGAAGCTCCCGGAATCCGGCAACCCGCT ACGCTACCACCGGCGGTTGAACATCGCGGCTCAGGCAATCCCGGCTCCGGGGCTCCGAGCTGCTGGTGCGCTTCGGCTCTTCG GTGAACCACTCGGCCGCATCACGTTCGAGCTCTTCAAGGATGTAGTCCCCAAGACAGCCGAGAACTTTCGTCAGTTCTGCACCGGCGAGTCCAAGGATGCTCGGGGTCGTCCGCAGGGCTACAAGGCCTCTAAGTTCCATCGTATC ATTCAAGGCTTCATGTGCCAGGGCGGCGACTTCCTGAATGGCGACGGTACCGGCTCGGTATGCATCTACGGCACCTCCAAGTTCGCCGATGAGAACTTCAACCTGAAGCACGACCAGCCCGGTCTGCTCTCCATGGCT AACGCCGGACCCAACACAAACGGCTCCCAGTTCTTCATCACCACCGTCCCGACGCCCTTCCTGGACAACAAGCACGTCGTCTTTGGCAAGGTCGTCGACGGTATGGACATTGTCAAGATGATGGAGGCCACCAAGACGGGGTACCGCGGAAAGGACCAGCCGAACCAGGACGTTGTCATCGCACAGTGCGGTGAGATGTGA
- a CDS encoding dynein light chain: protein MADAKSTSPAPREKLEAQVKSADMTEDMQQESIEVAQEAMAKFTIEKDIAQHIKRTFDERKGPTWHCIVGRNFGSFVTHETKHFIYFYLGHCAILLFKTQ from the exons ATGGCCGACGCTAAGAGCACTTCGCCCGCTCCGCGCGAGAAGCTGGAAG CTCAGGTCAAGAGCGCCGACATG ACCGAGGACATGCAGCAGGAATCTATTGAAGTCG CTCAGGAAGCCATGGCCAAGTTCACTATTGAGAAG GACATTGCCCAGCACATCAAGCGAACC TTCGATGAGCGCAAGGGACCTACATGGCACTGCATTGTTGGCCGCAACTTTGGCAGCTTCGTGACCCACG AAACTAAGCATTTCATCTACTTCTACCTCGGCCACTGCGCGATCCTTCTCTTCAAGACCCAATAG
- a CDS encoding RNA recognition domain-containing protein — translation MAATAAEATPLETSRIFVRGLPPKITDADFRQHFSAGGREVTDIKIIPQRRIGYVGFKTPEVAAKAVKYFNRSYIRMSRINVELARPIADLAPAKAKGTSGQMSVATPSASVAPLPASDEKDAKKKRKREDLDESDPKLREFLQVMGTGQSSANEMSDVMASAAVKEQKKLLQDDESDDEYEAIPSRPEKRQMREAPQGDGRTEPLPEKDEAMPDADPVSEPTEVMPQDETTPAPTNAAATDDDWLRSRTNRLLDLVEDGEVPRPPVQQDSGETVGSAPVEQQKQPAAEKPKAETDGGAAIQDAPVSQEVEEDATLATIKRNSRLFVRNLPFSAKDEDLRAHFEQFGELQEVHLPVTAGGASKGFAMVQFTSAESAVAAFQSTDGQTFQGRLLHVLPAEGKRDAGLDEFAISKLPLKKQNLIRKKADAASSTFNWNSLYMSQDAVNASVASRLGVSKSELLDPTSADAGVKQAIAETSIIQETKSYFVSNGVDLDALKSQKRGDTTILVKNFPFGTTMEELRTMFEEHGTVLRVLMPPSGTIAIVEFAQPTHAKAAFAKLAYRRIKDTVLFLEKGPKNLFKNDASVNMTQGKEDRPTGVQKLSVTELLGRDDQSEASVETTSLFVRNLNFSTTTDKLAETFKPLDGFASARVKTKMDPKKPGQVLSMGFGFVVFKTKEQAQAALKSMDGFVLEGHTLAVKASHKGQDAAEERRREDKARKAAGQRTKVVIKNLPFEATKKDIRTLFSTYGQLRAVRLPKKFGNSTRGFAFAEFVTPREAENALNALRDTHLLGRKLVLDYAEAEAVDAEEEIAKMQRKIGGQVNKVALSQLMGQNRKRVTIGDDNADEMDM, via the exons ATGGctgccaccgccgccgaagCTACTCCATTGGAGACCTCTCGCATCTTCGTGAGAGGTCTTCCGCCCAAGATCACAGACGCAGACTTTCGACAGCACTTCTCAGCTGGAGGTCGTGAAGTCACAGACATAAAAATTATTCCTCAACGGAGAATCGGCTATGTCGGTTTCAAAACTCCCGAGGTTGCTGCTAAGGCAGTCAAGTATTTCAACAGATCATACATCCGTATGTCAAGGATCAACGTTGAGCTTGCAAGACCG ATTGCAGATCTTGCCCCTGCAAAAGCAAAGGGCACTAGCGGCCAGATGTCTGTGGCAACGCCGTCAGCATCCGTTGCCCCTCTCCCTGCCAGTGACGAGAAGGATGCGAAGAAGAAGCGAAAGCGAGAGGATCTGGATGAATCGGATCCCAAGCTGCGCGAGTTCTTGCAGGTCATGGGCACTGGCCAAAGCTCTGCAAACGAAATGTCAGATGTCATGGCCTCTGCCGCTGTTAAAGAGCAGAAGAAGTTGCTTCAAGACGACGAGAGTGACGATGAGTATGAGGCCATCCCGTCTCGGCCTGAGAAACGGCAGATGAGGGAGGCACCACAGGGAGATGGTCGTACAGAGCCTTTGCCGGAAAAGGACGAGGCGATGCCTGACGCTGACCCCGTCTCTGAGCCGACGGAAGTCATGCCTCAGGACGAGACTACGCCTGCCCCAACCAATGCTGCTGCCACTGACGATGATTGGCTTCGTTCGAGGACAAATCGACTACTCGATCTAGTTGAAGATGGCGAAGTGCCCCGACCTCCAGTCCAGCAAGACAGTGGAGAGACAGTCGGAAGTGCTCCCGTGGAACAGCAAAAGCAGCCGGCGGCCGAGAAGCCAAAGGCCGAGACTGACGGTGGAGCTGCAATTCAAGACGCCCCGGTTTCCCAGGAGGTCGAGGAAGATGCCACCCTCGCCACCATCAAGCGAAACTCTAGACTCTTCGTTCGAAACCTACCGTTTAGTGCCAAAGATGAGGACTTGCGGGCACACTTTGAACAGTTTGGGGAGCTGCAAGAG GTACATCTGCCAGTCACTGCTGGAGGCGCAAGCAAGGGCTTTGCAATGGTCCAATTCACGAGTGCCGAGTCAGCTGTTGCTGCATTCCAGTCGACGGATGGTCAGACTTTTCAAGGGCGTCTTTTGCACGTCTTGCCCGCTGAGGGAAAGCGCGATGCTGGGCTGGACGAGTTCGCAATCTCAAAGCTGCCCTTGAAAAAGCAGAACCTGATCCGAAAGAAAGCCGATGCCGCCTCTAGCACGTTCAACTGGAATTCTCTGTACATGAGCCAGGATGCAGTCAATGCTTCCGTGGCAAGCCGGCTGGGCGTGTCCAAATCAGAGCTGCTAGATCCCACTTCGGCAGATGCCGGTGTCAAGCAGGCCATCGCCGAGACGTCGATCATCCAAGAGACCAAGTCGTATTTTGTGTCGAACGGCGTGGATCTCGATGCCCTCAAGTCACAAAAGCGGGGCGACACGACCATTTTGGTCAAGAACTTCCCGTTCGGGACTACGATGGAGGAGCTGAGAACTATGTTTGAGGAGCACGGCACAGTCCTGAGGGTGCTGATGCCACCTAGTGGTACCATTGCCATCGTCGAATTCGCGCAGCCAACACATGCAAAGGCTGCCTTCGCCAAGCTGGCGTACAGGCGTATTAAGGACACTGTGCTGTTTCTGGAGAAGGGCCCGAAGAACCTGTTCAAGAATGATGCCTCAGTAAACATGACGCAGGGCAAGGAGGATCGGCCCACCGGTGTTCAGAAGTTGAGCGTTACAGAGCTTTTGGGACGGGACGACCAAAGCGAGGCCAGCGTTGAAACAACCTCACTGTTTGTCCGGAACCTCAACTTCTCCACCACGACGGATAAGTTGGCAGAAACGTTTAAACCGTTGGACGGCTTCGCCTCCGCCAGAGTGAAGACAAAGATGGACCCCAAGAAGCCTGGACAAGTGCTCAGTATGGGTTTCGGCTTTGTCGTCTTCAAGACAAAGGAACAAGCGCAGGCAGCCCTCAAGTCCATGGACGGGTTTGTCCTGGAAGGGCACACCCTTGCGGTCAAGGCTTCCCACAAGGGTCAAGACGCAGCAGAGGAGCGTCGCCGGGAGGACAAGGCCCGCAAGGCAGCGGGGCAGCGGACCAAAGTCGTCATCAAGAACTTGCCCTTCGAAGCGACCAAGAAGGACATCCGCACCCTGTTCAGCACCTATGGCCAGCTCAGGGCGGTGCGCCTGCCGAAGAAGTTTGGCAACTCGACCAGGGGTTTTGCCTTTGCCGAGTTTGTCACACCCCGAGAGGCGGAAAACGCTCTCAACGCATTGCGAGACACCCACTTGCTGGGCCGCAAGTTGGTTCTCGACTacgccgaggccgaggcgGTCGACGCGGAGGAGGAGATTGCCAAGATGCAGCGCAAGATCGGGGGCCAAGTCAACAAGGTCGCTCTCTCGCAGCTCATGGGCCAGAACAGGAAAAGGGTCACCATCGGAGACGACAATGCCGACGAGATGGATATGTGA